In one window of Thalassotalea agarivorans DNA:
- a CDS encoding alpha-amylase family glycosyl hydrolase yields MTIKQKFKQLSLAALSISLFACSEQAAEVEQTVEQAAPTASVLAKDLAPYSERGIEQEVFYFVMPDRFDNGDTDNDMGSKTIALSRGGFEPENPKAFHGGDMQGLINNLDYLENMGITAIWLTPILRNQAQQGEISGYHGYWVLDFTEIDPHLGTNDDLKAFIDAAHAKNMKVYFDIITNHTADVIKFTECHGEDGSGWSQGGQECPYISLAEMAEGKKYTAIVPEGSLTAKTPAWLNDPKYYHNQGDTFWEGESSLNGDFAGLDDLYTEMPEVVEGMTDIYKNIITQFKPDGFRIDTVKHVNIEFWQQFIPALEAHAKAEGINNFFMFGEVYDPEPAALARFTTEGTLPSVLDFGLQSVIYQTLVENKGTEAFKVLFDQDHLYKNADQLLTFTGNHDMGRFAYLLNKDKQQYDEAAVISRINLGHAMIYFMRGVPVVYYGDEQGFVGDGNDIMSRQDMMPSKVPSYNDDDLIATDKTTADNNFDPTHPFYIELKLYADLYQQYEALRSGKQDVVFTEASAGLVAVTRTAGSEKVLAVFNTATEAKTLSYNVSGGEVIYPSNATITEESVTVAPLSFVLIKL; encoded by the coding sequence ATGACAATAAAACAAAAGTTTAAGCAGTTGTCGTTAGCAGCGTTATCTATTTCGTTGTTTGCGTGTTCAGAGCAAGCCGCTGAAGTAGAACAAACAGTCGAACAAGCGGCACCAACTGCAAGCGTTTTAGCAAAAGACCTTGCCCCTTATTCAGAGCGTGGCATTGAACAAGAAGTTTTCTATTTTGTGATGCCAGATCGTTTTGATAACGGTGATACTGACAACGATATGGGTTCTAAAACTATCGCGTTGTCACGTGGTGGATTTGAACCAGAAAACCCTAAGGCATTCCATGGCGGCGATATGCAAGGTCTTATCAACAACCTTGATTACCTTGAGAATATGGGTATCACAGCAATATGGTTAACACCAATCCTGCGCAACCAAGCACAGCAGGGTGAAATATCGGGTTACCATGGTTATTGGGTTCTAGATTTTACTGAAATCGATCCTCATTTAGGCACTAATGATGACTTGAAAGCATTTATTGATGCTGCGCATGCAAAAAACATGAAGGTTTATTTCGACATCATTACGAATCACACGGCTGACGTTATCAAGTTTACAGAATGTCACGGTGAAGATGGTTCAGGTTGGTCACAAGGTGGTCAAGAATGTCCTTATATTTCACTAGCAGAAATGGCTGAAGGTAAAAAATACACAGCGATCGTGCCAGAAGGTAGCCTAACAGCAAAAACACCAGCATGGTTAAACGATCCTAAGTATTATCACAACCAAGGCGACACCTTCTGGGAAGGTGAAAGCTCATTAAATGGTGACTTCGCCGGTTTAGATGATTTATATACTGAAATGCCTGAAGTAGTTGAAGGCATGACGGACATCTATAAAAACATCATCACGCAATTTAAGCCTGATGGCTTTCGTATCGATACTGTTAAGCACGTTAATATTGAATTTTGGCAACAGTTTATTCCTGCGCTAGAAGCGCACGCTAAAGCTGAAGGCATCAATAACTTCTTCATGTTTGGTGAAGTATATGACCCAGAGCCTGCGGCGCTAGCACGTTTTACAACTGAAGGTACACTGCCGTCAGTCCTAGACTTTGGCTTGCAGTCAGTTATTTATCAAACCCTTGTTGAAAACAAAGGTACAGAAGCATTTAAAGTGCTATTTGACCAAGATCATTTATACAAAAATGCGGATCAATTGCTTACCTTCACGGGTAACCACGACATGGGTCGTTTTGCTTATCTGCTTAACAAAGACAAGCAACAGTATGATGAAGCTGCGGTTATCTCGCGCATCAACTTAGGTCACGCAATGATTTACTTCATGCGCGGTGTACCTGTTGTTTATTACGGTGACGAGCAAGGGTTTGTTGGTGACGGAAATGACATTATGTCGAGACAAGACATGATGCCATCGAAAGTACCTAGCTATAATGACGACGATCTGATTGCGACCGATAAAACGACAGCGGACAATAACTTTGATCCTACCCATCCGTTCTACATCGAATTAAAGCTATACGCAGACTTATATCAACAATATGAAGCGCTGCGTAGTGGCAAACAAGACGTTGTGTTTACAGAAGCGTCTGCTGGTTTAGTCGCTGTAACAAGAACAGCTGGTAGTGAAAAAGTATTAGCTGTATTTAACACAGCAACTGAAGCTAAAACACTTTCATACAATGTAAGTGGCGGTGAAGTGATTTACCCAAGTAATGCGACTATCACGGAAGAGTCAGTAACAGTGGCGCCGTTAAGTTTCGTGCTAATAAAGCTTTAA
- a CDS encoding tryptophan halogenase family protein, which produces MNKDNVNKVVICGGGTAGWITAALMAKVLGKTLDITLVESEQIGIVGVGEATIPPMIQFNQALGIDEKTFLKATKGTIKLGIEFDGWKTEQDSYMHAFGGIGKNFPFCDFQHFWVKAHQQGMTKELGDFSLNYQAAKENKFAPLPNITGTNLPGIHYAYHFDAGLYAMFLREFSEKHGVKRVEGIIDTVEQCQQSGHITAITLKDGTDIQGDLFVDCTGMRALLIEQTLNTGFEDWSHYLPCDKAMAVACESVSPTTPYTRSTAHRAGWQWRIPLQHRIGNGIVYASKHMSDEDAKALLLANLDGQAIGEPRVIPFKTGRRRKQWNKNVVSIGLSSGFLEPLESTSIHLIQTAAIRLLKFFPHQGIKQSEVDTLNQLSVFELERIRDFIILHYKVNERSDSDFWQQCQRMEIPESLAKRITLFKETGKIYRDVDELFTEVAWQQVMIGQGIIPQDHHPLVDGLTQKQMEDLIDSLKTLIARDVAKMPTHDEFLKQL; this is translated from the coding sequence ATGAATAAAGATAATGTAAACAAAGTCGTCATCTGTGGTGGTGGTACTGCAGGCTGGATTACTGCTGCGTTGATGGCTAAAGTGCTGGGTAAAACACTTGATATTACGCTCGTTGAATCAGAGCAGATCGGTATTGTAGGTGTTGGTGAAGCCACCATACCACCAATGATTCAGTTTAATCAGGCACTTGGCATCGACGAAAAGACTTTTTTAAAGGCCACAAAGGGCACCATTAAACTCGGGATTGAATTTGATGGTTGGAAAACAGAACAAGACAGTTACATGCATGCCTTTGGTGGTATTGGCAAAAATTTCCCGTTTTGTGATTTTCAGCACTTTTGGGTGAAAGCACACCAACAAGGAATGACCAAAGAACTCGGTGATTTTTCACTTAATTATCAGGCGGCGAAAGAAAACAAATTTGCCCCTTTGCCAAATATTACCGGCACAAACTTGCCAGGCATTCACTATGCTTATCATTTTGATGCTGGCCTGTACGCTATGTTTTTGCGTGAATTTAGCGAAAAACATGGCGTTAAACGCGTAGAAGGTATTATTGATACCGTTGAGCAATGTCAGCAATCAGGACATATTACGGCAATAACGTTAAAAGATGGTACCGACATTCAAGGCGATCTATTTGTTGATTGTACAGGCATGCGCGCTTTGCTTATTGAACAAACGTTAAATACCGGGTTTGAGGACTGGTCGCACTATTTACCGTGTGACAAAGCGATGGCAGTCGCTTGTGAAAGCGTGAGCCCAACAACGCCGTACACCCGTTCTACTGCTCATAGAGCTGGCTGGCAGTGGCGCATACCACTACAACATCGAATTGGTAACGGTATTGTCTATGCAAGCAAACATATGAGCGACGAAGACGCTAAAGCCCTTCTACTGGCGAACCTCGATGGCCAAGCCATAGGTGAACCTCGTGTTATTCCTTTTAAAACCGGGCGCCGCCGTAAACAATGGAACAAGAATGTTGTCAGTATTGGTTTATCGAGTGGCTTTTTGGAGCCATTGGAGTCCACCAGTATTCACTTGATTCAGACGGCTGCAATTAGGTTGTTGAAATTTTTCCCGCACCAAGGCATTAAACAGAGTGAAGTTGATACCTTAAACCAATTGTCTGTATTTGAATTAGAGCGAATCCGCGATTTCATCATTTTGCATTACAAAGTAAATGAGCGTAGTGACAGTGATTTTTGGCAACAGTGCCAGCGCATGGAAATTCCTGAATCTCTAGCTAAGCGCATTACGCTATTTAAAGAGACTGGTAAGATTTATCGGGATGTTGATGAACTGTTCACAGAAGTCGCGTGGCAACAAGTGATGATAGGACAAGGCATTATTCCACAAGACCATCACCCATTGGTCGATGGTTTAACGCAAAAACAAATGGAAGATTTGATTGATAGTTTAAAAACCTTGATTGCGCGTGATGTTGCTAAAATGCCAACACATGATGAATTCTTAAAACAGCTGTAA
- a CDS encoding TonB-dependent receptor has translation MLKFKPSKLTLAMLSSGFIAMSASSFAAEEAQDENQAEQQDVEVIEVKGFRGSIVESISTKRYSSEVVESISAEDIGKLPDSSIAESIARLPGLAAQRLDGRASKVSIRGFGENESGTTFNGREQVSIGDNRGVEFDLYPSEVMAGVTVYKTPSASLEAEGIAGIVDMQSVKPLSQDGQVIQFNGQFEKTSFEKLNPDGDDTGFRGTFSYIDQFAGDTFGVAFAYSKMTSPNQEKRWNSWGYPEFTGPDGNNYSILGGAKPFVRSSTLNRDSAMLVLEAQPTDKLQMTLDALYVNFTDEKILRGIEVPFAWGQGTIDPDSVVVDQETGFITSAVTQGQRVVVRNDYEERDADLTSLGFNTSYQLSETFILEFDASYSAVERTIWSLESYSGTGRGDNVGIPDDIGYEFNGGNTGAVFNPGLDYGDYDLIKLGGPLTWGWSSALNEKYGIVGTPLENTAQDGFLNTPSIDDELVTLKLAAEQELDNDFVSAVKYGISHRTREKTKDSEGYFMTINSFPDTPVVPEQYRLGTVDLGFIGMGNMIAYDSNAMLRNGEYDLLAESLTNTSHASKSWQVTEEVTNAYIQADLDLEVADMPLTGNVGVRYVYTKQSSDGAASENVNGVVQTSPVSASHDYNHVLPSLNLALQITEEQTLRLGLAKTIARARLDEMNASLLTSYSQTPDSEGNYWSVSGGNIELEPKEATGLDLSYENYFSQEGYVSAALFYKKLDNWIFDGQFEVDMTGVADPNTGIVPPPENSKGTQSGKINGGNGNLWGYELSVTLPFNVFSDSLDGLGLIASHTGIESDIQDPNGNDFELPGLSDSIQNVTVYFERAGWQLRASARKRSDFKGDIYGVGFDTVQVDILGETVVDAQIGYDFGEGGFESLDGLSVFLQGYNLTKEPFTTLSGDNALQVRDYQDYGSTYLLGFSYKL, from the coding sequence ATGTTAAAGTTTAAGCCAAGCAAATTGACGCTTGCTATGCTTTCTAGCGGTTTTATTGCCATGAGCGCATCATCTTTCGCAGCAGAAGAAGCGCAAGATGAAAACCAAGCGGAACAGCAAGACGTAGAAGTTATTGAAGTTAAAGGCTTCCGTGGCAGTATCGTCGAATCAATTAGCACAAAGCGTTATTCATCAGAAGTTGTTGAATCAATTTCAGCAGAAGATATCGGTAAATTGCCAGACTCTTCAATCGCAGAATCCATTGCACGTCTTCCAGGTCTAGCTGCACAGCGTCTAGACGGTCGTGCAAGTAAAGTATCGATTCGTGGTTTTGGTGAAAACGAAAGTGGCACAACTTTTAACGGTCGTGAACAAGTGTCAATCGGTGACAACCGTGGCGTTGAGTTCGACTTATATCCTTCAGAAGTTATGGCAGGCGTTACAGTATACAAAACGCCAAGTGCTAGCTTAGAAGCGGAAGGTATTGCTGGTATCGTTGATATGCAATCAGTTAAGCCATTAAGCCAAGATGGTCAAGTGATTCAGTTCAACGGTCAATTTGAGAAAACAAGCTTCGAAAAGCTTAACCCAGACGGTGATGACACTGGTTTCCGTGGTACTTTCTCATATATCGATCAGTTTGCAGGTGACACATTTGGTGTTGCATTTGCTTACTCAAAAATGACTTCTCCTAACCAAGAGAAGCGTTGGAACTCTTGGGGTTACCCAGAGTTTACAGGCCCTGATGGCAACAATTACTCTATCTTAGGTGGTGCAAAACCATTCGTTCGTTCTTCAACATTAAACCGTGATTCAGCGATGTTGGTGTTGGAAGCACAACCTACAGATAAATTACAAATGACGTTAGATGCGTTATATGTAAACTTCACAGATGAAAAAATCTTACGTGGTATCGAAGTACCATTTGCTTGGGGTCAAGGCACAATCGATCCTGATTCAGTTGTTGTTGACCAAGAAACTGGTTTTATCACATCAGCTGTTACTCAAGGTCAACGAGTTGTAGTACGTAATGACTACGAAGAGCGTGATGCAGACCTAACGTCTTTAGGTTTCAATACCTCTTATCAACTAAGCGAAACGTTTATCCTAGAGTTTGACGCAAGTTACTCTGCGGTTGAACGTACTATCTGGTCTCTAGAGAGCTACTCAGGTACTGGTCGTGGTGACAACGTAGGTATTCCAGACGACATCGGTTATGAATTCAACGGTGGCAACACTGGTGCAGTATTTAACCCAGGCCTAGACTATGGTGACTACGACCTAATCAAACTAGGTGGTCCATTAACATGGGGTTGGAGTTCAGCGCTTAATGAAAAGTATGGCATCGTTGGTACGCCACTTGAAAACACAGCGCAAGACGGTTTCTTAAACACGCCATCAATTGATGACGAGTTAGTAACACTTAAATTAGCTGCTGAGCAAGAGTTAGATAATGACTTTGTAAGCGCAGTTAAATACGGTATCTCACATCGTACTCGTGAAAAGACAAAAGATTCTGAAGGTTACTTCATGACAATCAATTCTTTCCCGGATACGCCAGTAGTACCAGAGCAATATCGTTTAGGTACAGTTGACCTTGGTTTTATCGGTATGGGTAACATGATTGCATATGATTCAAATGCAATGTTACGCAACGGTGAATACGACTTACTTGCTGAAAGCTTAACAAACACAAGCCACGCGTCTAAATCTTGGCAGGTGACTGAAGAAGTAACTAATGCCTACATCCAAGCGGATTTAGACTTAGAAGTTGCTGACATGCCGTTAACAGGTAATGTTGGTGTACGTTATGTTTACACTAAGCAATCTTCTGATGGTGCAGCTTCTGAAAACGTAAATGGGGTAGTTCAAACATCACCTGTTTCAGCAAGCCATGATTACAACCACGTACTTCCAAGCTTAAACTTAGCGCTTCAAATTACTGAAGAGCAAACGCTTCGTTTAGGTCTTGCTAAGACAATCGCACGTGCGCGTCTTGATGAAATGAATGCATCATTGTTAACGTCATACAGCCAAACGCCTGACTCAGAAGGTAACTACTGGTCTGTTAGCGGTGGTAACATTGAGCTTGAGCCAAAAGAAGCTACAGGCTTAGACTTAAGCTACGAAAACTACTTCTCTCAAGAAGGTTATGTTTCAGCTGCATTGTTCTACAAAAAGTTAGACAACTGGATTTTCGACGGTCAGTTTGAAGTTGACATGACAGGTGTAGCAGATCCAAACACTGGTATCGTTCCACCACCAGAGAACTCAAAAGGTACTCAAAGCGGTAAGATCAACGGTGGCAATGGTAACCTTTGGGGTTATGAGCTTTCTGTAACATTACCATTTAACGTATTCTCAGATAGCTTAGATGGTTTAGGTTTGATTGCTAGTCACACAGGCATTGAATCAGACATTCAAGATCCAAACGGTAACGACTTTGAATTACCAGGTCTTTCAGACAGCATCCAAAACGTAACAGTTTACTTTGAGCGTGCTGGCTGGCAATTACGTGCAAGTGCACGTAAGCGTAGCGACTTTAAAGGTGATATCTACGGTGTAGGTTTTGACACAGTACAAGTTGACATCCTAGGCGAAACAGTAGTTGATGCTCAAATCGGTTACGACTTCGGTGAAGGTGGTTTTGAAAGCTTAGACGGTTTATCTGTATTCCTTCAGGGCTACAACTTAACGAAAGAACCATTTACTACGCTTTCTGGAGACAATGCGTTACAAGTACGTGATTACCAAGACTACGGTAGCACTTACTTACTTGGTTTCTCTTACAAACTTTAA
- the pulA gene encoding pullulanase-type alpha-1,6-glucosidase, translating into MKRSLTLITASLLAACSDAPVNNSLSPSEYSAHWISQDTLLVPSDQGENLTLVAQDQRIVFTRETDAIVDSNYPHLSAFSVYKANITDDAAKAALKTALVITNESQDYVSKVQKAGVIDLLYTAGENDANEYNQFGAMVKQDAVSFALWAPTAQSVKVKLYNKDKSLKHTQQLEEDAATGIWHLDTNQAVATDFYRYEVTTYHPQTHKVEVIDVTDPYSISLSTNSEFSQIVDLSSAQLKPEGWDNHVVPGINDPLDNIFYELHIRDFSASDKTQPAADQGKYAAFSNSETDGVKHITMLKEAGINTIHLLPAFDIGTVNEEPTQQFDQQSSISEICAIVPDFSLCDSDIDKQQSLQQVLVSAPSDTFAQDIVSQLRAHDKYNWGYDPFHYNVPEGSYAKDSDGYSRIIEFRQMVQTIHEMGMRVVMDVVYNHTHAAGLATNSVLDKVVPGYYHRLNPLTGAIEQSTCCDNTATEHAMMDKLMSDSLALWTEQYKIDGYRFDLMGHQPKAAMLAARDRVHAIDPDNYFYGEGWDFGEVAKDAIFEQASQSNLGGTDIGTFTDRLRDAVRGGAFNAQGEDIRKSQGIGSGLMHMENELIATDTRAKYDEYQDIIKLGLAANLKQFSFTSAQGNKVKGTDVPYGGTIAAYALKPADTINYVSKHDNQTLWDNNQYRLPYDTTTKQRVRIQAQNLSYPLLAQGIPFIHMGSELLRSKSFLRDSYDYSDWFNKVDFSYNTNNYNVGLPPAEKDEANWAIIRTLLEQNDGRDHVTKEDIVFSRDVFLDFVRVRMSSKLFRLNTAEQIVEKVDFIEGNNNVIAMRLSDSGEAQIDPTIDEIIVIFNPRTQPQRVSVEQAKAFELHPVQQAGSDDVVKQSKLLDAAIEVPALTTAVFVRKAS; encoded by the coding sequence ATGAAAAGATCTTTGACACTTATTACAGCTAGCTTATTAGCCGCGTGTAGCGACGCTCCCGTAAATAATTCGCTATCGCCTTCAGAATATTCGGCACACTGGATTTCTCAAGACACCTTGCTGGTGCCCAGCGACCAAGGTGAAAACTTAACGTTAGTTGCTCAAGACCAACGTATTGTATTTACACGCGAAACGGACGCCATTGTTGATAGTAACTATCCTCATTTATCAGCGTTTTCTGTATATAAAGCAAATATTACAGACGATGCAGCCAAAGCTGCGTTAAAAACAGCATTGGTCATTACCAATGAATCACAAGACTATGTGAGCAAAGTGCAAAAGGCCGGCGTAATTGATTTACTCTATACGGCTGGCGAAAACGATGCGAACGAATACAACCAATTTGGCGCAATGGTAAAACAAGATGCTGTTTCCTTCGCACTTTGGGCTCCTACGGCGCAATCTGTGAAGGTTAAGCTGTACAACAAAGATAAAAGCTTAAAACATACTCAGCAACTAGAGGAAGATGCTGCAACAGGCATTTGGCATCTAGATACTAACCAAGCAGTAGCCACCGATTTTTATCGTTATGAAGTCACGACTTATCATCCACAAACCCATAAGGTAGAAGTTATTGACGTAACCGACCCTTATTCAATCTCTTTATCGACCAATAGTGAATTTTCACAGATCGTCGATCTTTCTTCAGCGCAATTAAAGCCAGAAGGATGGGATAACCACGTTGTCCCAGGTATTAACGATCCGTTAGATAATATTTTTTATGAGTTACATATTCGTGACTTTAGTGCCAGCGATAAAACACAACCTGCAGCCGATCAAGGCAAATATGCAGCGTTTAGCAACAGCGAAACCGATGGCGTAAAGCATATTACCATGTTGAAAGAGGCAGGTATTAACACTATCCACTTATTACCTGCTTTCGATATTGGCACGGTTAATGAAGAACCAACGCAACAGTTTGATCAGCAATCTAGCATTAGTGAAATTTGCGCTATTGTGCCAGATTTTTCTCTGTGTGATAGTGACATCGACAAGCAACAAAGTTTGCAACAAGTCCTTGTTTCAGCACCTTCAGATACTTTTGCCCAAGATATCGTTTCTCAACTGCGAGCCCACGACAAATACAACTGGGGATACGACCCATTCCACTACAATGTACCAGAAGGTAGCTACGCTAAGGACAGTGACGGCTATAGCCGTATCATTGAATTTAGACAAATGGTACAAACCATACACGAAATGGGCATGCGCGTAGTGATGGATGTTGTTTATAACCATACCCATGCAGCTGGCCTTGCTACAAACTCTGTACTCGACAAAGTTGTGCCAGGTTATTATCACAGATTAAATCCGCTCACCGGTGCGATAGAGCAATCAACATGCTGCGACAATACGGCAACAGAGCACGCAATGATGGATAAACTAATGTCTGATTCGCTTGCGCTGTGGACTGAGCAATACAAAATTGATGGTTATCGTTTTGATTTAATGGGGCACCAGCCTAAAGCAGCCATGCTTGCCGCACGCGATCGCGTTCATGCGATTGATCCAGACAATTACTTTTACGGCGAAGGCTGGGATTTTGGCGAAGTGGCAAAAGACGCAATTTTTGAACAAGCGAGCCAATCTAATTTAGGCGGCACAGATATTGGTACCTTTACTGACAGATTACGTGATGCCGTGCGCGGCGGCGCCTTTAATGCACAAGGTGAAGATATTCGTAAAAGCCAAGGTATAGGCAGTGGCTTGATGCATATGGAAAATGAGCTTATCGCAACAGATACACGTGCAAAATACGACGAATATCAAGACATTATTAAATTAGGCCTGGCCGCCAATTTGAAGCAGTTTAGTTTTACCTCGGCACAAGGTAACAAAGTAAAAGGTACAGATGTACCTTATGGTGGCACTATAGCAGCCTACGCGTTAAAACCCGCTGATACCATAAACTATGTCTCTAAACATGATAATCAAACGTTATGGGATAACAATCAATATCGTTTGCCTTATGACACGACAACAAAACAACGTGTGCGAATTCAAGCGCAAAACTTAAGTTATCCATTGCTCGCTCAGGGAATTCCATTTATTCATATGGGCAGTGAATTGTTGCGTTCAAAATCTTTCTTACGAGACAGTTACGACTACAGTGACTGGTTTAACAAAGTAGACTTTAGTTACAACACGAATAACTACAATGTAGGGTTGCCGCCGGCAGAGAAGGATGAAGCAAACTGGGCAATTATCAGAACGCTACTTGAGCAAAATGATGGTCGAGATCACGTGACAAAAGAAGACATTGTTTTTTCACGAGACGTATTTTTAGATTTTGTTCGCGTAAGAATGAGTAGTAAGTTATTTAGATTAAACACTGCTGAGCAAATCGTTGAAAAAGTAGATTTTATTGAGGGTAACAATAATGTTATTGCGATGCGCCTAAGCGACTCAGGAGAAGCACAAATTGACCCAACAATAGACGAAATTATTGTTATATTTAATCCTCGTACTCAGCCACAAAGAGTATCAGTTGAACAGGCAAAGGCCTTTGAGCTACACCCTGTCCAACAAGCGGGTAGCGATGACGTTGTTAAGCAAAGCAAACTGCTAGACGCAGCCATCGAAGTGCCAGCACTAACAACGGCTGTATTTGTAAGAAAAGCTAGCTAA